From Salinibacterium sp. ZJ450, one genomic window encodes:
- a CDS encoding Dabb family protein, protein MIRHCSLWKFTDNAPAGLMEELTDAFYAAAGEIPSVRACHVGENMGYLPTNHDFALTIDFDDLDGYREYVAHDRHMELFKSYLEPYLESRAAVQFELRAD, encoded by the coding sequence ATGATTCGTCACTGCTCACTCTGGAAGTTCACGGACAACGCGCCGGCCGGCCTCATGGAAGAACTCACCGACGCCTTCTACGCGGCGGCGGGCGAGATCCCCTCAGTGCGCGCGTGCCACGTAGGCGAGAACATGGGCTACTTGCCCACGAACCACGACTTTGCGCTCACGATCGACTTCGACGATCTCGACGGCTATCGCGAGTACGTCGCCCATGACCGCCACATGGAACTCTTCAAGAGCTACCTCGAGCCCTATCTGGAGTCCCGAGCCGCGGTGCAGTTCGAGCTCCGCGCCGACTGA
- a CDS encoding SDR family NAD(P)-dependent oxidoreductase gives MTRYALVTGAGQGIGFGIAKRLTDDGYHIYTTDYDTELAQAAAEKLGGTALQLDVGNPESVKAAAAQVPELSVLVNSAGIYLWSPLLSISVEEFDRVFSINVRGNLLCMQAFHPQLAADGKGAIVNITSMSALAPAVGVGSYAASKAAAAMLIQQASIEFAPDGIRVNGVAPGSVQTEGTNRAIQEGDEPQKAPFIPLGRLAGPADMASVVSFLASEDAGYVTGQNIVVDGGFLNNTFALYRHVSQPA, from the coding sequence ATGACACGCTACGCACTCGTTACTGGTGCCGGACAGGGAATCGGGTTCGGAATCGCGAAGCGATTGACCGACGACGGCTACCACATCTACACGACCGATTACGACACAGAGCTGGCCCAGGCCGCCGCTGAGAAGCTCGGCGGAACAGCGCTGCAGCTGGATGTCGGCAACCCCGAGTCCGTGAAGGCGGCCGCGGCGCAGGTGCCCGAACTCAGCGTGCTGGTCAACAGCGCGGGTATCTACCTGTGGTCGCCGCTGTTGAGCATCTCAGTCGAAGAGTTCGACCGCGTTTTCTCGATCAACGTGCGGGGAAACTTGCTGTGCATGCAGGCGTTCCATCCGCAGCTCGCAGCCGATGGCAAGGGTGCCATCGTAAACATCACCTCGATGTCTGCGCTCGCTCCGGCGGTCGGGGTCGGGTCGTATGCGGCGTCCAAGGCTGCTGCTGCCATGCTCATCCAGCAGGCGTCAATCGAGTTCGCTCCAGACGGTATCCGCGTCAACGGTGTCGCGCCGGGCAGCGTCCAGACGGAAGGAACGAATCGCGCCATCCAAGAGGGCGACGAGCCTCAGAAGGCTCCGTTCATCCCCCTGGGTCGGCTCGCAGGCCCGGCCGACATGGCGAGCGTGGTCAGCTTCCTCGCGTCCGAGGACGCCGGCTACGTCACCGGGCAGAACATCGTGGTCGACGGAGGGTTCCTGAACAACACGTTCGCGCTATACCGGCACGTCAGCCAGCCGGCGTAG
- a CDS encoding SDR family NAD(P)-dependent oxidoreductase: MASGKFDGAYRALVTGSSPGGIGAAITRRLVDSALSRQLEPRITITATKPTEELAAFADSQRDRGAKILVLTGDLQTTTFPVEVAERAVEFADGLDTLVSNAGNTMLGRLVDQTTVGEWDAVMNVHARAAWLLASTAYPALRAARGSFIATTSTSGMSPHPGLGAYSPAKAALIRLIENLALEWGPVGIRANAVAPGPIVTPISQKSRPDMGEDEMREMLAQRAEAMPLRVLGEPDDIAEAVAFLASPAAKFITGQNLAVDGGLSISANLRVPMRHRLTVE, encoded by the coding sequence ATGGCCAGCGGCAAATTTGATGGCGCCTATCGCGCACTTGTGACCGGGTCGAGCCCAGGAGGGATCGGGGCGGCGATCACACGGAGACTCGTTGACAGCGCGCTGAGCCGACAGCTCGAGCCGCGTATCACGATCACTGCGACGAAGCCGACGGAGGAACTCGCGGCGTTCGCCGATTCGCAGCGTGATCGAGGCGCGAAGATTCTGGTCCTCACCGGTGACCTGCAGACAACAACGTTTCCTGTTGAAGTCGCCGAACGCGCTGTTGAGTTCGCGGATGGCCTCGACACACTGGTCTCGAACGCCGGCAACACGATGCTCGGGCGTCTCGTGGACCAGACGACAGTCGGGGAGTGGGACGCGGTGATGAATGTGCACGCCCGCGCGGCCTGGCTGCTGGCGTCAACCGCGTATCCCGCGCTCCGCGCTGCTCGCGGGTCGTTCATCGCGACCACCTCGACCAGCGGGATGAGCCCGCACCCCGGCCTCGGGGCGTACTCACCCGCGAAGGCCGCCCTCATCCGCCTCATTGAGAATCTCGCTCTCGAATGGGGGCCGGTGGGGATCCGCGCGAACGCGGTCGCTCCCGGTCCGATCGTCACGCCGATCAGCCAGAAGTCGCGTCCGGATATGGGCGAGGACGAGATGCGCGAGATGCTCGCGCAGCGCGCAGAGGCGATGCCGCTTCGGGTGCTTGGCGAGCCGGATGACATCGCCGAGGCCGTGGCCTTCCTCGCGAGCCCCGCGGCCAAGTTCATCACCGGGCAGAATCTCGCCGTCGACGGCGGACTGTCCATCAGCGCGAACTTACGAGTGCCCATGCGCCACCGACTCACCGTGGAGTGA
- a CDS encoding nuclear transport factor 2 family protein, with protein sequence MTETAVRTEADEIEAIRRLKARYFRALDTKDWDEFGAVFTEDAAIGPIDNGFTDELLALRPAVERQPVAASGIGAFVERVATNIGPLISTHHGHQPEIELTGDDEATGIWAMEDVLVWPADGYRLRGTGHYWETYRKVDGVWKIASMKLTRLYVHVERIDSLA encoded by the coding sequence ATGACTGAAACCGCCGTACGCACCGAGGCCGATGAGATCGAGGCAATCCGCCGGCTCAAGGCCCGTTACTTCCGCGCCCTCGACACCAAGGATTGGGATGAATTCGGAGCCGTCTTCACAGAGGATGCGGCCATCGGGCCGATCGATAACGGCTTCACCGACGAGCTCCTGGCGCTCCGCCCCGCCGTGGAACGGCAGCCTGTGGCGGCATCCGGCATCGGCGCCTTCGTCGAGCGCGTCGCAACCAACATCGGCCCGCTCATCTCCACCCATCACGGCCACCAGCCGGAGATCGAACTGACCGGCGACGACGAGGCGACGGGCATCTGGGCGATGGAAGACGTGCTCGTGTGGCCGGCAGACGGCTATCGCCTGCGTGGAACTGGGCACTACTGGGAGACCTATCGCAAGGTCGACGGCGTGTGGAAGATCGCCTCGATGAAGCTCACCCGGCTTTACGTGCACGTCGAGCGGATCGATTCGCTGGCCTGA
- a CDS encoding helix-turn-helix transcriptional regulator, which translates to MIREVRRSKGIRDRIVDRLRAPGGATCTVGQLASEFGTSTRSLQRALAKQGLSFRALQESVKRELATSGLRGTSKPIAEIALDLGYASPTSFSDAFSNWFGQSPSAYRAAARVMR; encoded by the coding sequence ATGATCAGAGAGGTGCGCCGATCGAAAGGTATCCGCGACCGAATCGTCGACCGACTACGGGCCCCCGGCGGGGCAACCTGCACAGTCGGACAACTGGCGAGCGAGTTCGGCACCTCGACACGTTCGCTGCAACGAGCGCTCGCCAAGCAGGGCCTCTCCTTTCGCGCACTGCAGGAATCCGTGAAGCGCGAACTAGCCACTTCAGGCTTGCGCGGCACGTCGAAACCGATCGCCGAAATAGCCCTGGATCTCGGTTATGCCTCGCCGACGAGTTTCAGCGACGCGTTCAGCAATTGGTTCGGGCAATCTCCGTCTGCGTACCGAGCCGCCGCACGGGTAATGCGGTAG
- a CDS encoding nuclear transport factor 2 family protein yields the protein MSYNVTAEERNQISQGLYAYCRGLDRFDRELALSPFAADAHLVYSGIFEGTAPEFMNWIWPIHASMFVHVHRVVNIFIERNTDGDLVSESYVQVLLRTTSASGSMTDNIGNGRYVDRWAEQDGRVVIVERDYVLDATRAYPHEQQDLSAVRPASQGAALTWARDESDASYRLLRA from the coding sequence ATGAGCTACAACGTGACCGCCGAAGAGCGGAATCAAATCAGCCAGGGCCTGTACGCCTACTGCCGCGGTCTCGACCGGTTCGATCGGGAGCTGGCGTTGTCGCCGTTCGCGGCCGACGCACACCTGGTCTACAGCGGGATTTTTGAGGGCACCGCGCCAGAGTTTATGAACTGGATCTGGCCGATCCATGCCAGCATGTTCGTGCACGTGCACCGGGTGGTGAACATCTTCATCGAGCGCAATACGGACGGCGACCTCGTCAGCGAGTCGTACGTCCAGGTCCTGCTGCGCACGACCTCAGCCAGCGGCTCGATGACCGACAACATTGGGAACGGACGCTACGTCGACCGCTGGGCGGAGCAGGATGGAAGGGTCGTCATCGTCGAGCGCGACTATGTACTCGACGCCACGCGCGCGTATCCGCACGAGCAACAAGACCTATCCGCGGTGCGACCTGCATCGCAGGGCGCCGCACTCACCTGGGCGAGGGACGAGTCGGATGCCTCCTACCGGCTGCTTCGCGCATGA
- a CDS encoding nuclear transport factor 2 family protein, with protein sequence MTAIPYLVTAEERNQIEQALAAYCRGLDRFDREIALWAFAPCAVLNYSGIYVGDAPGFVNWVWPFHEKLELNVHRVANVFIDRNPSGDLVSEAYVTSLLRRREGAIHVDRVGYGRYIDRWAETDGRLAIVERDYVNDLITEQENPANAARPVAPTAGVPVREPGRNRGDASYRLLTGAAIRQPLTEGAHS encoded by the coding sequence ATGACCGCGATTCCCTATCTTGTGACCGCCGAGGAGCGGAACCAGATCGAGCAGGCGCTCGCCGCGTATTGCCGCGGACTCGACCGTTTCGACCGCGAGATCGCGCTCTGGGCTTTCGCCCCTTGCGCGGTCCTCAACTACAGCGGAATCTACGTGGGTGACGCACCCGGTTTCGTGAACTGGGTATGGCCATTCCACGAGAAGCTGGAGCTGAACGTGCATCGCGTCGCGAACGTCTTCATTGACCGTAACCCGTCCGGAGACCTTGTCAGCGAGGCGTATGTCACGTCGCTGCTGCGCCGCCGCGAGGGCGCGATCCATGTCGACCGGGTCGGGTACGGCCGCTACATCGATCGGTGGGCAGAAACCGATGGTCGACTGGCGATCGTTGAGCGTGATTACGTGAATGATCTCATCACCGAACAAGAAAATCCCGCGAACGCGGCGCGCCCGGTAGCCCCGACCGCCGGGGTTCCCGTCCGCGAGCCGGGTCGGAACCGCGGCGATGCGTCATACCGGCTGCTCACGGGAGCCGCCATCCGACAGCCCTTAACAGAAGGAGCACACTCATGA
- a CDS encoding nuclear transport factor 2 family protein, with protein sequence MTDTVLRTRTDEIEAIKQLKARYFRALDTKDWDAFRGVFVEDPQIGPIENGFPRLPAGTAAA encoded by the coding sequence ATGACCGACACCGTCCTGCGTACCCGAACCGACGAGATCGAGGCGATCAAGCAGCTCAAGGCCAGATATTTTCGTGCTCTGGACACCAAGGACTGGGACGCGTTTCGGGGCGTCTTCGTCGAGGATCCCCAGATCGGCCCGATCGAGAACGGCTTCCCCCGACTACCTGCTGGCACTGCGGCCGCCTGA
- a CDS encoding TIGR03619 family F420-dependent LLM class oxidoreductase yields MKYTVEFPLEAVSTADDVEAIARAVDCLGYHALAFTEHPAPSKAWIDSPPGHPTFDMLASLAFCAAITERVRLMTFLVVLPYHRPFMVAKALATIDLLSRGRVTAVVGAGYLRAEFDALGVPFEERNTLLDEALAVLPEIWAGEPVSRSGMNFDASEIVSRPVPVQPGGPPLWIGGNGRRARDRAARSGGWSPLLIGSEAASRINTAAIAGVDGLVGDIREVRDLARELRGEDAEVVVQVLTPQARVMFADHSAAEHREYLAALADAGVDWFVVRVPGDDATSVIASLEYYATDLML; encoded by the coding sequence ATGAAATACACAGTGGAGTTTCCACTCGAGGCGGTGAGTACGGCGGACGACGTCGAGGCGATAGCGCGCGCGGTGGATTGTCTGGGGTACCACGCCCTCGCGTTCACTGAGCATCCGGCACCGTCGAAGGCATGGATTGACAGCCCGCCGGGGCATCCGACTTTCGACATGCTCGCATCGTTGGCGTTCTGCGCGGCCATCACCGAGCGAGTGCGCCTGATGACCTTTCTCGTCGTGCTGCCGTATCACCGGCCGTTCATGGTCGCCAAAGCGCTGGCGACGATCGATCTGCTGTCGCGCGGCAGGGTAACGGCCGTCGTAGGCGCCGGCTACCTGCGCGCGGAATTCGATGCCCTCGGCGTGCCGTTCGAGGAACGCAATACGCTCCTCGATGAGGCGCTCGCGGTGCTCCCGGAGATCTGGGCGGGGGAGCCAGTGAGCCGGTCGGGTATGAACTTCGACGCCAGTGAGATAGTGAGCCGACCGGTGCCGGTACAGCCGGGAGGACCACCACTGTGGATCGGTGGGAATGGGCGCCGGGCGCGGGATCGGGCGGCTCGGTCGGGCGGTTGGAGTCCGCTGCTGATCGGCTCCGAGGCGGCGTCGAGGATCAATACGGCGGCAATCGCGGGAGTCGACGGGCTCGTGGGCGACATTCGAGAGGTGCGTGACCTGGCGCGGGAGCTGCGCGGCGAGGACGCCGAGGTCGTGGTTCAGGTGCTGACCCCGCAGGCACGCGTGATGTTCGCGGATCACTCAGCGGCCGAGCACCGAGAGTATCTCGCAGCGCTCGCCGACGCCGGTGTTGACTGGTTCGTGGTCAGAGTTCCCGGCGACGATGCGACTTCGGTTATCGCTTCGCTCGAGTACTACGCGACAGACCTCATGCTCTGA
- a CDS encoding SDR family NAD(P)-dependent oxidoreductase has protein sequence MTKYALVTGSGQGIGYGIAKRLADDGFHVYVTDYSAELAEQAAKQLGGTPIRLDVSDADSVAAAVAQVPELDALVNSAGIYPWLGFRDISVADFDQLFHVNVLGPILTINAFAPIIAARGGGAIVNITSMSQDHASPGVSAYSASKAAAHGVTKLAALEYAERGIRVNSVAPGTIQTEGMKNALAGGESPRESALIPLGRAGAPADIASAVSFLVGPDSSYITGQSLTVDGGYTTALFNFYRAAAYGSTKASTEALGQR, from the coding sequence ATGACGAAGTACGCGCTGGTTACCGGCTCTGGCCAAGGCATCGGTTACGGCATCGCCAAGCGGCTGGCCGACGACGGCTTTCACGTCTACGTGACGGATTACTCAGCCGAACTCGCCGAGCAGGCCGCGAAGCAGCTTGGGGGCACGCCGATTCGGCTTGATGTGAGCGATGCGGACAGTGTGGCAGCGGCCGTGGCGCAGGTGCCCGAGCTGGACGCCCTCGTCAATAGCGCCGGGATCTACCCGTGGCTCGGCTTCCGTGACATCAGCGTCGCCGACTTCGACCAACTGTTTCACGTCAACGTGCTCGGCCCCATCTTGACGATCAACGCTTTCGCTCCGATCATCGCTGCCCGTGGCGGGGGCGCGATCGTGAACATCACCTCGATGTCGCAGGACCACGCTTCACCGGGGGTAAGCGCCTACTCGGCTTCGAAGGCGGCTGCACACGGCGTCACGAAGCTCGCAGCGCTCGAGTACGCCGAGCGCGGCATCCGTGTGAATTCGGTCGCCCCCGGCACGATTCAGACAGAAGGCATGAAGAACGCGCTCGCCGGCGGCGAATCGCCTCGTGAGTCCGCACTCATCCCGCTCGGCCGGGCCGGCGCGCCGGCGGATATCGCGTCGGCAGTGTCGTTCCTCGTCGGTCCGGACTCGTCATACATCACCGGGCAATCGTTGACTGTCGACGGCGGATACACGACCGCGCTGTTCAACTTCTACCGCGCGGCGGCTTACGGGTCGACGAAGGCGTCGACGGAGGCCCTCGGCCAGCGCTAA